The Desulfobacterales bacterium genome window below encodes:
- a CDS encoding Fic family protein, with translation MILENKLNITHQVELAKAEEKISKQKAKQLFDSGDIAKVEVGTFRGLSFIHAYLFGDIYDFAGKIRTVNIAKGNFRFASLMYLEQSLAHIDAMPQGSFDQIIEKYVEMNIAHPFREGNGRTTRIWLDLILKKEIKQVIDWNLVDKEEYLSAMERSVVKDIEIKVLLRQALTDQIDDRALFMKGIDVSYFYEGYSEFKTEDL, from the coding sequence ATGATATTAGAAAATAAACTCAACATTACCCATCAGGTTGAACTTGCCAAAGCCGAAGAAAAAATCAGCAAGCAAAAAGCCAAACAGCTTTTTGACTCCGGCGATATTGCAAAGGTAGAGGTTGGAACCTTTAGAGGTCTATCGTTTATCCATGCCTATTTATTTGGTGATATTTACGATTTTGCCGGTAAAATCCGCACCGTGAATATTGCCAAAGGCAATTTCCGTTTTGCGTCGCTGATGTATCTGGAACAATCGCTTGCGCATATTGATGCCATGCCGCAGGGCAGTTTTGATCAGATTATCGAAAAATATGTGGAGATGAACATTGCCCATCCCTTTAGGGAAGGAAACGGGCGTACCACTCGCATCTGGCTTGATCTCATTCTTAAAAAAGAAATCAAACAGGTGATCGACTGGAACCTGGTGGACAAAGAAGAGTATTTATCCGCCATGGAGCGCAGTGTAGTGAAAGACATTGAAATTAAAGTGCTGCTCAGGCAAGCCCTCACGGATCAAATTGATGACCGCGCCCTGTTTATGAAAGGCATCGATGTCAGTTATTTCTATGAAGGTTATAGCGAATTTAAGACAGAGGATCTGTAG
- a CDS encoding AAA family ATPase, protein MYGEMMRYYGLIKDLDKADYFDTESFNKIMLSLKIAINSGGIIAFTGIVGSGKTIALRRMQQVLKEDNKVIVSKSMATDKQKVNINTLYIALFSDLPTEKGFKIPTQPEKKERILKQVLQKVKKPIALFIDEAHNLSHKTLIGLKHLIETVEDSNATLAIIVMGHPKLGNDLRNPSMEEIGARAKVFNLNGIGNYKRQYIEWILDKCSNPDVKPYDIITKEAIELLSERLITPLQIAHYLTQALAKGYEAGLKPIDNDIIEMVLSPDINAIGPKLARQGYNIPVLCEYLNANCSDVRSYIQGKLSSNKTEDFNKEIQKNRFALRRERKKL, encoded by the coding sequence ATGTACGGTGAAATGATGCGTTATTATGGACTGATTAAAGATTTAGATAAGGCTGATTATTTTGATACAGAGTCTTTTAATAAAATAATGTTGAGCTTAAAAATAGCTATAAATTCAGGTGGGATTATCGCTTTTACAGGTATTGTTGGATCTGGAAAAACAATTGCCTTGCGCCGAATGCAGCAAGTATTAAAAGAAGATAATAAAGTTATAGTATCAAAATCCATGGCAACTGATAAACAAAAGGTAAATATTAACACCCTTTACATAGCATTGTTTTCAGATTTACCTACGGAAAAAGGATTCAAAATACCTACCCAGCCTGAAAAAAAAGAAAGGATATTAAAACAAGTCCTTCAAAAAGTAAAAAAACCAATAGCCCTTTTTATAGACGAAGCCCACAATTTGAGCCATAAAACATTGATAGGACTAAAACATTTAATAGAAACTGTGGAAGATTCTAATGCTACACTTGCTATTATTGTCATGGGGCATCCTAAATTAGGAAACGACCTTAGAAATCCAAGTATGGAAGAAATTGGAGCTCGTGCGAAAGTATTCAACCTTAATGGAATAGGTAATTACAAACGACAATATATTGAATGGATATTAGATAAATGTAGCAATCCTGATGTAAAACCTTACGACATTATTACTAAAGAAGCTATAGAACTTCTTTCCGAACGATTAATTACTCCTCTTCAAATTGCTCATTACCTGACACAAGCGCTCGCAAAAGGATATGAAGCTGGGTTAAAACCTATTGACAATGATATTATAGAAATGGTGCTTTCACCAGATATCAATGCTATCGGACCTAAATTGGCTCGGCAAGGATACAATATTCCTGTCCTTTGTGAATATTTAAATGCTAATTGTAGCGATGTTCGTTCTTACATTCAAGGCAAACTGTCGTCTAATAAAACTGAAGATTTTAATAAAGAAATTCAGAAAAATAGGTTTGCTTTAAGGCGTGAACGCAAAAAATTATAG